A stretch of DNA from Anopheles ziemanni chromosome 3, idAnoZiCoDA_A2_x.2, whole genome shotgun sequence:
TTCACGCTGGAAAACTCTGCTTTGGTCGGCTGAGCTGAGGATCGTTACTCAGCCAAAGCTTAAAGCATTCAGCAAGAACAAAGCCCTGGAAGTTCACCGAAGATACATGGCTCGTAAAATTGCTATGATTTGCTCCCCGTAATCGTTGCTCTTTGTTAAATGCTTGAAATAGAACTGGTTTCACTTATCTCCCGCCCCTCCTCCGAAGCAAATGCGAGTCAAACGATCCAACACCTGCAATCGCATTCAAGTGTCCTGTAAACCGATTTCCACCGCATGCGTGCGTGCGATGCAATTATCCGGAGGATGCACTCAACACTGCGCGGCCATAATGTGCATCGAATCGTATCAAAATCGATACATAAACGATCCATAAACAACCCCCATCGTGTCGGGCCGTTTGTGAGGCGTTAATGcatcaaatattcaattaaacCCAGCTTCATCCCCGGCCCGGTCGGTTCGTTCTATGCCCGCAGACACACAGACCCCCGAGATGTGGTGAGTGCAATAATCTCGTCCGGCTCATCCTCTCTCCAAGCCCGGCTCTGTCCTGGAATGCCGCCTCGGATACGGTGGCAAATCCTTCCGCAAATCGCTCCAAACAGATACCCGTGTTGGATGTTGGCAAATGCAAAAGCTTAATTGGAATCGCTTTGACTTTCGTTCTAAACTGTCTTATGCAGGCTCTTTACAATTGCTTTGCAGCTTGTTTGAGGAGATGTTGAGCTAAACTCTGTTGGACGTTCGGTGACGTTGATGGCATGCGTTTTGAGCGAGTGAATGAATGTGCCTGGAAATTACATCGACAGCTTGATTCGATGTGCATAGGAGTTCGCAAAGTGAAcgaaatgttttcaatgtttattttcgtgCTCGAAACATGTGCGTTTGAATACCAAGTAGGTTTAGATTTTCTGAAGGTTTTATATGTGCTAGCTTATTCAAGGCAAACTTTTTTCTATGAATGTCATCtatgaaaactataaaaataaattataaaattgttCTTCCCTCAACAAAGAAAACCTCGGGTGACCATTCATGAAGCGGAGgaaattatgcaaataaaaCCAATAAAGCTAGACTTAACCGATCGTTCCAAGGCTTGCGTGAATTTCCGAAGTTTTCCGTCCGATAGTACCCTTCGAACATAATAGTGTGCGATGCACATGAAAGGAACAACTTTTGTTGATCTTATTTAGTAGAGTGTGTTTTCCGCCGACCGCTACTGCTGTCACCTGCATTcggggatgatttttccaattttcctctGCCGAAGTCGCCGATTACGCCGTTGGACATTATTTTATCCCATTTTCTAGCGACGTACTGCAATTCGGACCAGCGAGAACGATCGTAATAACAATATCATCGTCTTTATCGCCACGCCGTGTTTTGCATGCAGGGCCTTGGATGTTCGGAAGATGCGCCGATGGGGGGGAGGAGGTGTTCCGAAAAAGATGGACGATCGCTATCATTGGCAACGGGGGTTTCCACCTGCCACTTTGCAGCAACAGTTCACTGCAGACAGGCAGGGGGTTGATTTTCTTCTACGTTGCTGTGGCATTTCCATTCGCAAATGGCCGGCGTTCGGCGTCGGCGGGTGGAAGGTCACCGGGAAAAGTTTCGCAAAATTTTCCCGGTAGAATAAAGAAAACCGATGGGAAGAAAGGGTTCGCCCGACAATGGAAGGAAGTTGAGATACCACGGAAAGACACATTTTTTCGGTGCCGTTCGGAAAAGTTTCGCTCGCTCGGAGTTGGGAAAGTAGTGCACCGACGCCGTCTGGGACGCCGTGAACAAAGGAGCACACGCGAGCTGCAAAGCTTACCGCGAAAGATTGGTCACCTCGGGCAAGAAATGGCAACGGAGCCATTGCCGTTTGCGAAAAGCTGTCGAGCGGGAGCGACTGAATTTGTGCCACCATGGGGTATTTCAGAGGCCACCTTTACCAGGGCCAATGTTACAATCTCCCGCCCCCCCAAGGGCTGCTATCGGTTAGGTTCGAGCTCCTCGGAGTGTGTTGCCTAGTGGGCGAACCAAGGGTGCCCTACGTGGAAAAGGACGGAGGCACAGTGGCCCAACTCCGGCCCGGCTGTACCCAGTTGGTAATGCGCTCGGGAAAAGTTTGAGGCCACCACGGGCAGACTGGATGTTGGGACCCATCCAATGCAGCGGACGACACCGGACGAGCTCCGAAATGGGATTGGCATTGAATATTCACAATATTTCATCCCATTTTTCAGacgatgttgctgctgctaatGCTACTGCTGCATCAGCTTTTGCTCCCTCCGGTCGAATGTGCTTCCGACCAAGGAATAGTCCGTGCACTTTCGACCGTGGGTCGGGTGAAGCTGTGGCAACTGGAGATGGACTGACAAATGAGATCGAAAAATTGGGTTTCCTCGTTCGAATGCTCACGAACCGCATTTACGGTTGATGTAAATTCGTTCAACGTAACATAAAACGGTACAACCTGTTTCGGGACATAAGAGCTCGTAAAGGTAACTGCTGGATGGGTAGAAAAGGAAGGATAATGAGCAGTTTTTACATTTCTGTAATCAAGCGTTCgtaattatttgaaaagaaattaaaaacaactcAAGTACGAATGTCATGATGTTAGGAGGGTCTGTACTGTCAAAGTAGAAGAGAACACAACATGATGCGGTGAAATTCTTCTGCAAACGGATGCCTAGTGGTCAGAATATAGTCAAAAGTCAGACCTCAAAGCTAGCCGGACACAAACCAACCTTTCCTATTCGTGTGACAGCGTGGCAAAAATACTGTCTGTCGCATCTAAACGTTTCACCCATTGCCGGTCCAAATGTCGCTCTCACTCCGTTCctggcaaacacacacacacacactgcggACGCTGTCCTGCTGAACATGCAAATTCACTTCATGCTACTTCACTCGAGGCGAATGCAAAAATCCCCGTCTGGAACCGGGGCTGCAGCTGGGAAATATGAAGGAAGAGTCCAGTTTTCGACAGTTATTATGACACGATAAATTATTCCACCTCCATGCCTTACTTTGGCCACTCCCGTTTACCTGGAATCGGGCGACCATGGAGTCCTGGCCTAACTTTCCTTCGTACCAACCCAACGTCCAtagaacgacgacgacgacgactccaGCGATTCAATTATGATGTCCAGAGCAAATGGACGACACTTTTGACCTACCACGCCATGCACAGACGGACATGGTTACATGGACGTCTACGTAGCAGTGGCTTGGCACCGAGGCACCCCGTTCGGGATGGAAGCACTTTATTTCGCATCAGAATGCGCCGATCTTCTGCATCCACCCTGCACACTGGCCGAAAAATGGGTAATGTGTCTTGCTAGAAAAATGGCTCCAACTtgcaacatatttttcatgttGGTCTCGATTTTTTGGCATATTCGGGTTTAATTAGTTACACCCACGGACCGTCTTGCCACCGTCCACCCGTTGACACGGCACAGAGTGAACGACGACTTTGTAACGACTTGCACGGGGAGAAGAACTTTCTGACAGTAAATAAAATGTCACTGGCTGGAGAAATTCCAATCAGTGTGATGCAACTCCGCCTTGTGCTATGGTTCTCATGTTTCATCCtaatatttttactttactGAAAGGGTTCTTCTATCTCAGTGTGGTTTCCGTGAATTCGTTCCGTGAATGGAGGTCgaggtgctttgaagaaaATAGCACACAGCTTCTTACACCGAATCGGTTCCGGGACCTCTTTTGTACGATTGTTCCACAGAACGCCACCAAGTCCATTACGGGAAATGAGCTTCTCGCATCAACAGGTATTCCCCGAGTAAGAACGAGACGTACAGCTTCTTTTCGTTGTAACCGGAAATTAAATAACAGTCACATGTTTGGTATCCGTATTCCATGTTGGCTGGCGTTCGCCTTTGAAAGAAGCATCTGATTCACCACAAGATCAAAGAATTATCAAGGAACATACGAACCGCAATCTTATATTTTTCTAGCGTGTAAAAAAACTAGGAGCCAGCATGTTTTCGTTGGTTTTCAGGTTTCTCTTCTTGTTGTGATTCCCCATGATATCTATTTTGTTTCAGAGAAAACAATCCGTACATCGCATTCGATGAAACGATACAAGAAACCACGCACAAATGGTCAGccataaaaattaacacacACGCATATCCGAAAGCGCTCGAAATTTATCATCAAAAAGAATGCCAATAAATCACCGAAACATTCAGTTATGACGTCAAATAGTGCATTGCACCCGGTTGTGCGAGTTGTGCATGTCTGAAATCATGTTTGCCTGTCTTTTGAAGTTAATTTGCATACTGGTGTAGGTCGGTCCGGTCAGAGCGAAAACTCTAACACTATCCGCTAAGCTTCTCCGTCCGATAGGTTCGGTTGCCGCCACCGAAGAAACTgattaaaaaacgaaaacaacaatcaTGAAACAGGTTTTGCAGCTCGAGTGGAATATTTGTGATGGCACTtaagttttcgttttgttcgtttttgatCGGGTACGCTTGTTCAGACGTTAACCCCGAACCTGTTTAGTTATTTGAGGACCTGTTTTTACAAGTAGATTATTTTGATAGATTTCTGGTGACACAGTTTAATCATTTTGATTTACACTTTCTATTTCTCTCATCACCTCTGTTCGGCACTGGGTCTTGATCTTCCGCACTGCTGGAGGTCCTAATTTTTGTTTACGTCTTGTCCTTTTCGGGTCCAGATCGCGCCGAGTTTAGATTTCGCAGTGTTCGGAAATTTATTCACACTTCCCAGACATGAGACGAAACATCTTCATACCCGCTTCCTGTTTCACTTTAGTTTCTATCTTGTTTGACAAAGCCAAAATTAATACCTGAGCGAGAAAGTATGCTTGGCGGTAgttttttggccaaaaagaAACCAGTCGACGAGCTTCGCTGGTCCAATAGTTCGCGATCACCAGCGATAGCTTTCTTTTCGCGGTTTTAGATATAACGGTTTTTGGCTAAGATAAGAAACATCATCGATCCAGGTTTTGGGCACTGTTTCCTGGTGACACTAACCAACACAGAGGAAACGTTGTTAGCTTGATCAGAATTAGCAGTCTCAGGGTAGGCGGATCGCTGTTTGGCCGACAGTTACGATTTGGGACCGGAACGAATATGAGGCACCTGCAGCTGCTCCTCTTTGGCACGGTGCTGTTCGTGCTAGCGATGGTGGCTTTTGGTGAGCCGATCCATAGCCACCACCATAACCATCATTTGCTCCATCACAAAAAGAAGcacaaccatcatcatcatcaccacaagGGAGTGTACGGGTTTGGTGATCCGTTTGCGTCGAATGGTCGTTGGCTACCGGAGGAGGATGCGACGTGCAATTGTGGCTTACttatgcagaagatcaagcgACTGCGCGAGAAGGTGATGGTGGTACTGAACAAGTTCGATAAACTGCTGAAGGTGCAGGTTGATCTGCGGCAGATCAAAAATCTGCTAAAGAACATCGATCTCTCGCTGACGACGCTGGGAGGCTTTTTGGCCAGCAGCGAAAGCCAGATGGAGGTACTCGGCGAGCAGACGTGGCTAATTTCGGTGGCATTCAGGTAAGCGCGACGTGGAACGATGACGCATCGTCGATCATTCGAGTTCTTGGTGACCTACTTTCTTCCCCTTTACGATCGTGTCCAGTCGCGCCAAGGCCGGCGTAGTGCAGCTTATAACGAAAGAGAACCTGGTAGACTTTCTTGGCACGGTAAAGTCCTCGACCGAGAGCCCGGTGCTGGAGGAGCTGGAAGAGATCACCTACCCGTCGTGTCAGGATCATCGGATCGTGAAGACGGGCGTATACAAGATCTCCGTCAACGTGACCAAGAGCATGTACGTGCTGTGCAGTTTGGACTTTGGCAACAACGCGTGGACGGTGATCCAGAACCGCTACGACGGAACGGAGAATTTCTTCCGGCCGTGGAACCACTACAAGCAAGGGTTCGGTTATTACGGCTATGGTGAGTACTGGTTGGGACTGGAGAACATCCACTCGATGATGGCGGGCCGTGAGCACGAGCTGTTGATCCTGCTGGAAGACTTTGATGGCAAGTTCGCATACGCCAAGTACAAGTACTTCCGCGTCGACGCGGAGAAGGACGGCTACAAGCTGTCCAAGCTGCACCATTACGTCGGTACGGCGGGTAACTCGCTGCAGGACTCGGAGGGCATGATGTTTACCACGTACGACAGGGACAACGACAAGGCGGCCGAGAACTGTGCCGAGAAAAACCACGGTGCCTGGTGGTACAAGGCGTGCGGTGATACGTGAGTGTTGAGTAGGTCATATGAAAAACTTCCCTTATTTACAActgtttcattctctttcagTAACCTCAATGGAGCGTACCGGAAGGAATACTCGCACGATCAGTCCGGTCTCTTCTGGAAGGAGTTCCGCGGGGTTAACTACAGCCTGAAGCGGACCCGCATTATGATCCGAAGCAGAAAggaccatcaccaccatcatcatcatcgccagcaGGGTTGGGATCCTCACAAGGGCTATCACAGGCTGGAGGGGGAGTACGACACAGCCGATGAATCCGTGGAAGATGAGCTgatcgatgacgatgatgacttCGTTCCGACCTCTTTCGAGAAAGCTCAGTAGGTGATTGTTGAAGGTGTCGGGCATCGGgttaatgatttatttatacgattttttttttgctaactTTAACCAGCATCAATAAATGATAGGAATTAAATGACAATTTCACCCAGAGATCGACGCGTTCTTTCCAATAAACCTTCTTTGTGCTACCGATCAAACAATGTGCGGGAAATATTGAATCAATTTGCGGGAAATCATTTTTCCAATAAATTTAACCACCGCCAGGGACTGACGCGGAAGGGAATATATTAATCCACCCGCGCTCCCGTGACTGACTTTATCGGTATGActttacatatttttcaatcagTACCACCATTCCCTTCGGCTTAAGGgtggtttcgtttcggtttttgatcccagtaaattttgttttaacacacgatgtgaaataataaatcatttcgtaagcaaataattaattgaagcggaaattgtgtgtgtgtgtatgtgtgtcagAGCGCGCGTGGtggattttattaaattgGTGGCCAAATGCCTTGGATCAATCTTTGTTTTGCAGCAATATCTCTATCGTCATGGCGAAAAATGGTTCAGTTCAAAGTATTATCGTTCTTTAATTTCGTTAATCGACCAGTGACCCAAAAGTTGCCACACATTATCATGATCGTTTGGTATTATATTACTTTATGCACTTCCCTGGCTTTAAGCTTTTTGCGTTTGGCTTCATTTGGAAGCTCCCCGTCTCCTCTTTTGCGCGTTTGCCAAACGTTACAGAGTACACATATTAATAtctgtaatttattttctgtcATAATAAATATTCCCTACCGCTCCCGGGAGTGGTACCCTCTTCCCACACGCACGCCCTGCACATCTCCGGTATAATTCGTCAATGACCGTGCGGTCATTCTTTGGTCGTATTTTGGGTtatacttaaaaaaaacacatacaggAACTACCCTCCCATTCCAATCCTCAAACGCAAAATGCAAATGGGGCGTCCCCTTATTCGTTTGTTGGGAGGACAGGGACAATTTCGGGCTCTAGTGaataattcaaattatttttatttattactgCACTCAGGCCCATCGAAACGGGTTTGATTTATAGGCTCCGATGCTCGTGGAAGGCCTCTACGAGAGTGCCGTGGGCGATGACCCCGAGGCAAAAGGACGATATAACTGAAACCGTAAACGCTCTCATTGTGATTAATCCATAATGCACTTACCGATTGGTCGGTTAGagattttaattaactttaaGTGGGCTGATAATaaattgcaattttttttttttgggtaccacagagtttttattgcaaaagatctgtttttgtttatgttattaTCATTTCGACGTAATAATAAATGAATTTGccaatttaaatatgtttcaaatGAGCGTGTGCTAAAAGTTAAAACGAGTTCTTTCAATTCATGAAATGCACTGATGCTGAAAATGTTGTAGTATTTACCAATTCCATTGCATTCATTTCTGCACTTGTAATTGCATGTAATGCCTGCACAAATAGGTACCACTTAGCCAACAAAACCATGCAGAAAACTACCGTCAATAGCAGAAAACTGAGCCAACTCGAGtggaaaaactatgaaaatccCCGTTCTCAACGagtgcttcaaagaaaaaAGGTGCCATCGGCCAGGAGCGCGAACAGGTGGAACTCCATCCAGAGCCGGATCAGCAGCACGCTTTTCCCATTCCGGCATGCAACTTAACTTAACGGTATGACCCAATGCCAGGACTGCGAAGAGGCACGGCGAGTAGGTTTCAGCTCGGGCTGCTAATGAAATATTCGTTACCAACGCTCCGTATGGGTCAAAAGTTTGCGATACTTTTGGGATTGCGGTGTTCCTGACCACCACTTTCGCCTAATTTCCTTCCTGGGTCGGGCATTTTGGCCGGCTCTGGCCAGCGTGTCGGAAAATGCATCAGCTGAATTCTAGCGCGTTCGCTTTGATGTCACACCAGGGTGGCACGTATTTTCGTTTCAACTAAGCTCGCTTGAAAGCTGGACCGGATTCGGGTTTGGGCTTTCCCTGCTTTGACTTTACTACGtttggagtgtgtgtgtgtgtgtgtattattTGCTTCTCCTTCTGTTCCAATCGttagaaaaaatatcataagCAT
This window harbors:
- the LOC131284176 gene encoding fibrinogen-like protein 1, whose product is MRHLQLLLFGTVLFVLAMVAFGEPIHSHHHNHHLLHHKKKHNHHHHHHKGVYGFGDPFASNGRWLPEEDATCNCGLLMQKIKRLREKVMVVLNKFDKLLKVQVDLRQIKNLLKNIDLSLTTLGGFLASSESQMEVLGEQTWLISVAFSRAKAGVVQLITKENLVDFLGTVKSSTESPVLEELEEITYPSCQDHRIVKTGVYKISVNVTKSMYVLCSLDFGNNAWTVIQNRYDGTENFFRPWNHYKQGFGYYGYGEYWLGLENIHSMMAGREHELLILLEDFDGKFAYAKYKYFRVDAEKDGYKLSKLHHYVGTAGNSLQDSEGMMFTTYDRDNDKAAENCAEKNHGAWWYKACGDTNLNGAYRKEYSHDQSGLFWKEFRGVNYSLKRTRIMIRSRKDHHHHHHHRQQGWDPHKGYHRLEGEYDTADESVEDELIDDDDDFVPTSFEKAQ